GTGCCGCGCGCGCAGGCGGCCCAGCGGCGCGGCGTGGCCCGCGAGCCGCGCCACGCTGCCGTCCACCACGTCGCCCGTCACGGCGACCAGGTCCGCATCGAGCCGGTTCACCGCGTCGACGATCGCCGCCACATAGTCGCGCTTGATGGTCGGGCCGACATGCACGTCGCTGATCTGCACGATCGTGAAGCCCTCGAGCGCGGCGGGCAGCCCGTCGATCGGCACGCTCACGTCCACCACGCGCGCGAGCCGCCGCGCGTTGACGAAGCCGATCGCGCTGGCCGCGAACGCGAGCAGCGGCACCGCCACGGCGCTGGCCGTGCGCCAGCCGGCGATCGGCACGGCGTGCGGCGCGAGCGCGTCGAGGATCAGCAGCGCCACCAGCAGTACGTCGCGGGCGAGCGTGAGCACCAGCAGCGACGAGAAGAAGCCCATTTCCAGCAGGCCGATCCAGGCCAGGCGGTCGCCGAGCGGCTGCCGCTCGATGCTGCGCGAGAGCATGCCGAGCGGAATCACGAGGCACGACGCGACGAGCCACAGCACGGCGGCGGCGCGCACGGCGGGCGAGGTGAATTCGGGAATCAGGCGCAGGCCGACGTAGACATGGAACAGCACGCCGAACGTGATCAGCCGCAGCAGGAAGGCGGAAATGCGTCGCATGGTTGGGGCAGCGAAAGCGAAAGCAAAACGGGGAAGGGCGCGGCGCCGGCGCGCCAGACATGGCGGCGCCGCGAGGACGGCGGCGGCATGGAGCGGGCACCGCGCCTTTGAGCCGGAGCCCGGGCGCCGCCAGCACGGCGTGGCGCGGGCCGTGCCCGGTGCGCGTCGGCAGCCGGGACGGCCAGCCTGGCCGGCGGCGCTTGCCTGGCCGGTGCCATCCGGCCGCGCTTCGCGCGCCTTCGCACCGTGCCGCGCACGCCTTCGCGCCGCTTACTCGATGCGCGCGGCTTCGTCGAACGCAAAACGCGGGCTGCGCGGGAACAGGCCGGACTCGTCGCCGTAGCCGAGGTTGACGAGGAAGTTCGCCTTGATCCGCGTCCCGGCGAAGAACTCGGCCTCCACCTTGGCCTCGTCGAAGCCCGACATCGGGCCCGCGTCGAGGCCGAGCGCGCGCGCGGCAAGGATCAGATAGGCGCCCTGCAGCGAGCTGTTGCGGAACGCCGTCGCCTCGATCAGCGCGTCGTTGCCGGCGAACCAGCTGCGCGCGTCGGCATGCGGGAACAGCTTCGGCAGGTGGTCGTGGAACGCCAGGTCCATGCCGATGATCACGGTCACGGGCGCGCTCATGGTCTTTTCGAGATTACCTTCGGGGAGTGCCGGCTTGAGCCGCGCCTTCGCCTCCGGCGATTTGACGAACACGAAGCGCGCGGGGCTCGCGTTCGCCGAGGTCGGCCCCCAGAGGGTCAGCTCGACGAGCTGGCGCAGCAGCGCGTCGTCCACCGGCTTGGGCTGCCAGGCGTTGTGCGTGCGTGCGGTGCGGAACAGTTGGTCGAGGGCGGAATCGGAAAGCGTCATTGGCATATCGGGTCTCGGATGTCGCGGGGCGCGCGGGCTGGCGCCCCGGGTTGCGGGAAAACAGGATCGGGTGCGCTGCGCCGGCGCGGCGGCCTTGCGGCTAGGGCACCATCCCGCGATGATAGCCGGATGTGACGATTTCTTCCGATCATGGACGATTTGTTCGATTCCCGGCCCGAGCCCGATCTCGACTGGTATCCCGACTGGCTGCCGCCCGCCGACGCCGATGCGCTGCTCGCGCGCCTGATCGCGGAAGTCGCCTGGCGGCAGGACGCGATCCGCACGCCGCGCGGCATGATCCCGCTGCCGCGCCTGACGGCCTGGCAGGGCGAGCCCGATGCCGTCTACGTCTATTCGGGCATCCGCAACGAACCGGCGCCGTGGTCCCCCGCCGTGGCCGAGTTGCGCGCGCGCGCCCAGGCCGCCTGCCGCGCGCGCTTCAACAGCGTGCTGCTGAACCGCTATCGCACGGGCACCGACGGCATGGGCTGGCACGCCGACGACGAGCCCGAACTCGGCGCGGCGCCCGTGATCGCCTCGGTCAGCCTCGGCGCGACGCGCGTGTTCCATCTGCGGCACGAGGCAACGCGCGTCGTGCGGGCCTACCGGCTCACGCACGGCAGCCTGCTCGTGATGCGCGGCGCGACGCAGCGCGACTGGGTCCACCGCCTGGCCAAGGCGCCGGCCGTGCAGGGCGAGCGCGTCAACCTGACGTTCCGCCTCGTGATGCCGCGCCGCAAGCCATGACCGGCCCCCGCACCGTCGCCGCGCGCCGCGGCGCCGCCCGCCTGCCCGGGCCGGGCCATCTGACAGTTTCGACGAATCTGGCGCCGCCGTCGCCGAATCGTCAGCCGGCCGATCCGTGCGGGCCGGTATCGTCGCCCGAACGGGCCGGGCCGCCGCCCCGCGCGCGCCGGCTCCGCCCGCATGCGCGAGAATGCACCCGCGCCGCCGCGCGCGGCCCATGTCGGACCTGCGCGGCTTTCCATTGCACCACGACGAGGATTTCATGAAGACACGGATCCGCATCGCCCTGGCCGCCGCGGCCTTGACGGTCGGACTGACGAGCCGGGCGGCCGAGCCGCCGCCCGCCCTGACCGACGCGCAAATGCTGCGCGTGCAGGCGGCGCCGGCCATCGTCGAAGGCGCGAGCGGGGCACGGGTCAAGTCCACGCTCTACGTGTTCATGGACCCGAACTGCATCTACTGCCACCTGATGTGGAAGGCGCTGCGGCCCTACGAGGCGGCCGGCCTGCAGGTCCACTGGATTCCGCTCGCGTTCCTCAAGCCCGATTCGGCCGGCAAGGCTGCCGCGCTGCTGAAGGCGCCCGACGGCGGTGCGGCGCTGCTCGACACGCTCGAGACGAAGTATTCGGAGAAGGACGAGTCGGGCGGCATTGCGCCGTTGACGGTGGTGCCGGCCGACGCGAAGGCGAAGCTCGACGCGAACGCGGCGATGTTCAAGGCGCTCGGCTTCGACGGCACGCCCACCGTGCTGTTCCGCAGCCACGACGGCAAATGGCTCGGGCTCGACGGCCTGCCGCGCCTGAGCATGCTGCCCGGCATGCTGAACATGGTCGAGCAGCCCATCACCGACCCGGAGCTGCAGCGCTACCGTTGAGCGCGGCGAACGCCGGCGCGTGAGTCGCGACATCGTTTCCAGCGCGCCGCGATCGGTATCGATCCCGCGCGCGGCTTCACGCGCCGCGCCGCGCGTTCGCGCGGCCTGTCGGCGCGGTGTGCGGCCCGGCCGCGCTTAGCGAACCATCGTCACCGGCAGCCTGGTCAGGCGCATCAGCCGGTCGTTCAGCCCGAGGCCGAGCAGGCGTGCGAGCCCGTGCAGCGGATCGCGGCGCGGCGCCGTGACGACGATCTCGTCGCAGCCGTGTT
The window above is part of the Burkholderia glumae LMG 2196 = ATCC 33617 genome. Proteins encoded here:
- a CDS encoding metallophosphoesterase, translated to MRRISAFLLRLITFGVLFHVYVGLRLIPEFTSPAVRAAAVLWLVASCLVIPLGMLSRSIERQPLGDRLAWIGLLEMGFFSSLLVLTLARDVLLVALLILDALAPHAVPIAGWRTASAVAVPLLAFAASAIGFVNARRLARVVDVSVPIDGLPAALEGFTIVQISDVHVGPTIKRDYVAAIVDAVNRLDADLVAVTGDVVDGSVARLAGHAAPLGRLRARHGAFMVTGNHEYYSGADAWVAEFRRLGLTVLMNEHRTLVHDGARLVLAGVTDYSAGGFDPAHRSDPHAALAGAPADVPLRLLLAHQPRSANAAAEAGFTLQLSGHTHGGQFFPWNFFVPLQQPFVAGLARLRGLWIYTSRGTGYWGPPKRFGAPSEITRVRLVAGLPGA
- a CDS encoding malonic semialdehyde reductase, producing MTLSDSALDQLFRTARTHNAWQPKPVDDALLRQLVELTLWGPTSANASPARFVFVKSPEAKARLKPALPEGNLEKTMSAPVTVIIGMDLAFHDHLPKLFPHADARSWFAGNDALIEATAFRNSSLQGAYLILAARALGLDAGPMSGFDEAKVEAEFFAGTRIKANFLVNLGYGDESGLFPRSPRFAFDEAARIE
- a CDS encoding alpha-ketoglutarate-dependent dioxygenase AlkB family protein, with the protein product MDDLFDSRPEPDLDWYPDWLPPADADALLARLIAEVAWRQDAIRTPRGMIPLPRLTAWQGEPDAVYVYSGIRNEPAPWSPAVAELRARAQAACRARFNSVLLNRYRTGTDGMGWHADDEPELGAAPVIASVSLGATRVFHLRHEATRVVRAYRLTHGSLLVMRGATQRDWVHRLAKAPAVQGERVNLTFRLVMPRRKP
- a CDS encoding thioredoxin fold domain-containing protein; this encodes MKTRIRIALAAAALTVGLTSRAAEPPPALTDAQMLRVQAAPAIVEGASGARVKSTLYVFMDPNCIYCHLMWKALRPYEAAGLQVHWIPLAFLKPDSAGKAAALLKAPDGGAALLDTLETKYSEKDESGGIAPLTVVPADAKAKLDANAAMFKALGFDGTPTVLFRSHDGKWLGLDGLPRLSMLPGMLNMVEQPITDPELQRYR